Proteins co-encoded in one Pseudomonadota bacterium genomic window:
- a CDS encoding DUF456 domain-containing protein, producing the protein MMEILALVVFTLLLLIGTAGVILPVVPGVPLIALGGLIAAWLTDFSNLTLNHVAILVGLAILSQILEYASTVVGARYYGARRAGVWGSIIGSLAGLIWFPPFGFLVGAIIGAIVAEMIAGRAFGEAVRAGLGALIGTLGGIFAKVLIIIAMAILALPPLVIPLLGA; encoded by the coding sequence ATGATGGAAATTTTGGCCCTCGTCGTTTTCACCTTGCTTTTACTGATCGGGACCGCGGGGGTCATCTTGCCGGTCGTGCCGGGTGTGCCGCTGATTGCGCTGGGAGGGTTGATCGCGGCTTGGCTGACCGATTTTTCAAATCTCACACTCAACCACGTCGCGATTTTGGTGGGCTTGGCAATCCTCTCTCAAATACTGGAGTATGCATCGACCGTGGTGGGGGCTCGATACTACGGTGCCAGACGAGCGGGGGTTTGGGGCAGCATCATTGGCTCATTGGCCGGTTTGATATGGTTTCCCCCCTTCGGCTTCTTGGTTGGCGCAATCATCGGCGCGATTGTGGCTGAAATGATCGCGGGTCGCGCCTTTGGCGAAGCGGTGAGAGCGGGTCTCGGCGCTTTGATCGGAACGCTGGGCGGAATCTTCGCCAAGGTCCTGATTATCATCGCCATGGCCATTTTGGCCCTGCCACCGCTCGTGATCCCTCTCTTGGGCGCCTAA